The sequence below is a genomic window from Bos taurus isolate L1 Dominette 01449 registration number 42190680 breed Hereford chromosome 7, ARS-UCD2.0, whole genome shotgun sequence.
CCCTGCGGCATGATGGTCACCAGCGTCCTGTCCACCTGACGCTGGTCAAACAGCATCCCGCTGCACTTGAATTCCACACAGGCGGCAGAGGAGCTAGGGCGCTGGGGGTCCCGGACACTCCGGGAATCCCGCAGCCCGTAGAGCTGGCCCTGGGTCCGGGGATGGCTGCCTCCCAAATTATGGGAGCGGACCATGTACTCCTGGGGTCCTTGGATCTTCACCTTGAGGAAGCAGGCCCGGAACTCCTGCGGGTTGGGCCACCAGGCCAGGAGATCTCCGGTCCAGGAGGCTGGCGCGCCCTCGCGGAAGGGGACCACGTTGTACTCGTATTTGTCCGCCTCCACACGAGCGAAGCGGAAGTGACTGGCGGTCACCGGGGCCTCCTGGCACTCCCGCAGGCTGCGCCACGGGTACACGGGGCCGTTGGCCTCGGTGGGTTCGCCGGGCCTGGGCTTGGCGAGGTTGATGCGGAAGCCGCTGCGCTTGAGGGCAGGGTCATCGTGGTCCGTGCGGCGGTAGTCCAGCCGGTCCAGGTAGGGCTGCGCCACGCCAACGGCGGCCGGGAGCGGGCGCGGCCGCGAGGGCGCGGGCTCCAGCTCCTCCCCGCCCAGGGTGGCCGTGACCACGGCGGTGTAGGCGTCTGGCTGGTCGGCGTCGCAGAAGGCGGGGAGGCAGGCGCCGTTCGGGCCGGTGACCGCGCTGTCGAAGCGGCCCCAGGCGCGAGGGTTGGCCGAGAAGCCGGGGGCGGGCTCCAGATTGACCAGCGTGACCACCACGCCCTCCACCTGCTCGCTGGGGGTGAACTTGTCGTTGGCATAGGCGCGCACCTTCACGAAGCAGCGGCGGCGCTCGGGCACGTCCAGGTTGAACAGACGGCGCTCGCGGATCTCCACGTTGCCCACCAGGAAGACCCGCTCCTCCCGGCGGGCCCGCTGGGACGCCGGTCTCTCGCGCTGGAAGCCGCTCTCTTCTTCCCACAGGCCCGTGTCAGGGTTTAGCGACCACAGCTTCAGGGCCTCCATGTGGCCCGGCATCCGGATCTGGTCAGCGGCCACGCGCACAGCCACCAGCCCCGTCTGCAGCTGCTCGGCGGAGCCGGCCGCCCGGAGGTCCACCGAGAACATGCCGTACGTGCGCAGCGGGGCCAGTTCCCCGTCCCCGTCCACGAACAGCAGGTCACTGGGCGCGGCGGCTGCCGAAGTGAGATTTCGGGGGTCCACGAAGGTCACCTGGGCCTCCACAGCCCCCGTGTAGGGTTGACCGTCAGCTCTGCGGAAGGCCCCGGGCGGAATGATCAGCTCTCCTAAGGGGGCCTCCTCTCCCATTTCCCCGAGGGATATGGTGTTGCTCTGGCGGGCGTCTAAAATGATGGGGGCTTTCTTTCGCATGGCCTTGACCTCATGGTACACGCCAGCACCTCGAGGGTCAAAAGGCAGGACCCTGACAGTGTCCACGAACTGGCCACTGGGGTCCACAAAGGTCATCACCAGCCGCTGAGTGGAAGGCGCCACCTCGAGAGTGAAGTCACCCTGGTAGGACGTGAAGCCAATGGGCTCCCGGCCCAGCAGGATGCGAGCAAAGCGCAAGGGCTCCCTAGAATCAGCGGCCACCACGCGTCCCCGGATCAGCCCCCGAAGGGGCAGACATTTCTGACAGCCACACTCAGCCACGACCTTGACTGGGAGAGTGTAGCCAGAGCAGTGGATCTTCCTGCTCTCCAGGCGGCGCACGGAGCAGCAGCGGGAGCCTGCGTCCCCACACCGGGGGCTGGAGCctgcagggctggggcagagggTGTCAGGGCAAAGGCCTACGTCCAGGTAGGTGGGCCCTCTGCCTGGCTGACCACAGTCATCTGGAAGCTTGATCAGGTGTTCTCGGGGCCGGGGGTCACAGGCTGGCTGGCCCGGGGCTGTGGAGCAAGGAAGCAGGCAGATCAGGGTAAATGGGAGAGCTCCAGGGAGGCCAAGGCTGGGGGCCTGGATTGGGGTCAGAGGCTCAAGCCAGGGGCTCAGCGACTGAGCAAGGTCAGAGATCAGTCTGAAGTTGGGATTCCATGTGAGGCTGAGTTTTAGCTGGAGGTGGGACTCAGTTTGGTGTCAGGGATTGGGGGGAGGGTTACTGAAGATGCTCACCAAGTACGGTGAGTCGAGCAGCGCCCGATCGCACGGCCCCCGCGTCATTCCATGCTTTGCAGTGATAGGTGCCTGCCTGGTCTGGGCGGAGCCCATGCAGCTCCAGGTGGGCCCCATACCTGTGTGTCCGTCTGTCCAGCAGCGTCCCGTTGTGGAacctgggtggggggcgggtgaACAACACCATGGGTGTCCTTGGCAGAGGGGAGGGGCTgcatccaccccccacccctccatgcAGCACAGGGAGGTTGCAGAGCAGCTTCCTCTGGGTCTCCGAGGCACCACGAATCACAGGACGCCCATTCCACGCCCACAGCTGGGCGAGAGACCCATGAGCACGAGGCAGGGCACTCACCAGGAGTATTTCTTGGGCATGGGGGTGCCTGAGGCTTTGCAGCAGAAGGTCACATTCTGGCCAGCCTCTCGAACTTGAGACTCGGGGTGCTTCACCAGGTAGGGCTTCTCTGGGGGCAAAAGCAGCAAAGGTCAGGGTCCAGCTTCTCCCAGTGATCCTTCCCAAGAGGCAGGTGCCATCCAGTCTCTTACTGTGATGCCCTGTTTCACCTGGGTCTTTTCTGATGACTCTCGCCCCACTCTCTTTCACCTCACATCTGCTGGAGACTCTACCCTTAATGCagaatctatttttttcccctttagccACGGActttattgtttgaatatttgcaGCTATTATTCTATacacaaattttaatttcttatagaACTCTGTATTCCTTATGGCTGGGTCACTTCACTCTCCATTTTATGGCACATTTCCATCAAGAAGTGTTTCCCTAGATCGCAATCTGCCTGATTGTgggttgttgctattgttcagttgctaaagtgaaagttagttgcacagtcgtgtccaaccttttgcagtcccatggactatagcctgcccggctccatggtccatggaattctccaggcaggagtactggagtgggttgccatttccttctccagggaatcttcccgacccaaggatcaaacccgggtctcctgcattgcaggcagattctttaccaactgagccactcgggagtttagttgctaagttgtgcccaactctttgcgatgccatggactgcagcctgctaggcttctgtgtccatgagattcccagccaagaatactggagtgggttcttaATGCCTAATCTTAATGCTTCCCTTTGGAACTCACATCTCACCCCCACATCTTCTCCAAGGACTGTGACATCTTATTTCTTGCCCCATTGACCTCGCTGTGCATCATGTCGTCCCAAGTGCTTGGTGTCACCCAGAGTTACCTCCCCAGGTCCTCGGCCCCTCATCCCTCTTGCCATGAGGCACTTACCCAACTTATTAAGGACAACAGTGGCCACTGATGACATGGAGCTGTTGGCCTGGGCCTGGGTCATGCCTGCTGAAAAGCCGTCCATTTGGGCACTGACGTTGGCTTGGCTGCTGGCACAGACTCCAGGCATCCGGAAGGTTCCATGGGCATCACTAGTGGCTATGGTGCCAGGCCAGTCTCTCAAGGAGaccctggctcctggcagtggACGCCCAGATGGGGTGACCACCGAGCCCAGAAGAATGTGGTCGGGGCACCCACAGGTGCTGGGGCCACACCCTGGAGGGACACAGGGAGGCACAGAAGGCTCTTGACCCCTTCCTGGGGAGGGCTTTCCTCTCTATCAGTCCCTCAGCAAAGGCACCTAGGCACCCTGCCCACCTCGTTCCCCTCAGAGAGTCCTCAGCGTGGACCTGCTTGGAGCAGCCCCTGGTGTAAAGGACATGGGGCTGAGTGGTCAGGGCTGGGGCGAGGGGGGTACCCGGGGTCCTGGTGTGAGGGAGATGCCCCGGGGAGGAGACAGGATAGTTGACTCTCACAGGCCAGAGAGGCTCCTTCTAGCATGAGAGGAAATGTTCAGGCCGGGGCTGGGGGCCCAGCAAGGGGCTGCGTCTTGGGCCCAGAACCTTTCCCTCCAGTCCCAATCCTGCGGTTTCtccataaaatggaaaattccacTGGAAACTTCAGGGCAGAGGCATGGAGAACGCACAGCCAAGCAGAGTAGGGTGGGGACCCCACCACCCCATTGGCCACACTGCTCCCCCACCCTGCTGCGGGCTCTGCTGGGGCAGTCTCCAGACCGTGTTTGTGGAGCCCAGGCCTGATTGGAATTTCCAGTCGCCTCCTGGCTGGCCTGGTGTCCGGCCCTGGGAGGGCCTGGGCATCGTGTCTGCCAGGGTGTGAGCGCGTGTCCGCGTGGGCGTGGGGGGACGGGCGGGGCCTGCCAATGCCATGCAAGTGTGCACCCCGAGTGCATGAGCCAGCTTCTGCGTGTGTCCACATCCACCGGGATATCCGCACACCCCAACATGCACACGGAGGAAGCGCCTCCACAGATCTGCCCATGACTGCACATGACCCCCGTGAAGTCCACCCGTCCAGATGTACACTTTTACCAGTGCTCCTCGGGGGCGCAGAAGGGAAGGAGAAGCCAGTCTCCACGTGG
It includes:
- the CILP2 gene encoding cartilage intermediate layer protein 2 precursor: MSSLPTLLCLCVAAAHLAGARGTPDAEEPTVTAWGLEGSSLRPGQPSPALEDWEEASEWTSWFNVDHPGGDGDFESLAAIRFYYGPARVCPRPLALEARTTDWALPSDVGERVHLNPTRGFWCLNREQPRGRRCSNYHVRFRCPLEATWGSWGPWGPCSGSCGPGRRLRRRRCSSPAGDACPGRPSEAQKCVRPRCPGCGPSTCGCPDHILLGSVVTPSGRPLPGARVSLRDWPGTIATSDAHGTFRMPGVCASSQANVSAQMDGFSAGMTQAQANSSMSSVATVVLNKLEKPYLVKHPESQVREAGQNVTFCCKASGTPMPKKYSWFHNGTLLDRRTHRYGAHLELHGLRPDQAGTYHCKAWNDAGAVRSGAARLTVLAPGQPACDPRPREHLIKLPDDCGQPGRGPTYLDVGLCPDTLCPSPAGSSPRCGDAGSRCCSVRRLESRKIHCSGYTLPVKVVAECGCQKCLPLRGLIRGRVVAADSREPLRFARILLGREPIGFTSYQGDFTLEVAPSTQRLVMTFVDPSGQFVDTVRVLPFDPRGAGVYHEVKAMRKKAPIILDARQSNTISLGEMGEEAPLGELIIPPGAFRRADGQPYTGAVEAQVTFVDPRNLTSAAAAPSDLLFVDGDGELAPLRTYGMFSVDLRAAGSAEQLQTGLVAVRVAADQIRMPGHMEALKLWSLNPDTGLWEEESGFQRERPASQRARREERVFLVGNVEIRERRLFNLDVPERRRCFVKVRAYANDKFTPSEQVEGVVVTLVNLEPAPGFSANPRAWGRFDSAVTGPNGACLPAFCDADQPDAYTAVVTATLGGEELEPAPSRPRPLPAAVGVAQPYLDRLDYRRTDHDDPALKRSGFRINLAKPRPGEPTEANGPVYPWRSLRECQEAPVTASHFRFARVEADKYEYNVVPFREGAPASWTGDLLAWWPNPQEFRACFLKVKIQGPQEYMVRSHNLGGSHPRTQGQLYGLRDSRSVRDPQRPSSSAACVEFKCSGMLFDQRQVDRTLVTIMPQGSCRRVAVNGLLQDYLTRHPPLAPTDDLASFSMLAPLDPLGHNYGVYTVTDQSPRLAKEIAIGRCFDGSSDGFSREMKADAGTAVTFQCREPTAGRPSLFQRLLESPSAALGDIRREMGESARVQARASSPLRTRRGRAQQ